The following are from one region of the Stanieria cyanosphaera PCC 7437 genome:
- a CDS encoding NAD-dependent epimerase/dehydratase family protein yields the protein MKITIIGCGYVGTAIAKLWSKAGHHLTLTTTTPAKISQLSPIASEVVILQGNDRDTMTKVIKDREVILFAVGAKRRDPDTYGQAYLETAKNLVSAIQQTNTVRQIIYTGTHAVLGNQQGQWIDEKCPHNPLNQNGEILCQTEETILSAQNQQLNTCILRLAGIYGQGRELIKIFRSWAGTTRPGNGQDYTNWVHLDDIVQAIALACQQQLQGIYNLSSDEPLTKQEFYHRLFTTHNLASLNWDGNVSSSPSFNVRLVNQKIKTAGLQLIHPQIEF from the coding sequence ATGAAAATTACTATTATTGGTTGTGGTTATGTCGGTACTGCGATCGCTAAACTTTGGTCGAAAGCTGGTCATCATCTTACTTTAACTACTACTACACCAGCCAAAATATCACAACTATCACCTATTGCCTCAGAAGTTGTGATCCTTCAAGGTAACGATCGCGATACTATGACTAAAGTAATCAAAGATCGAGAAGTAATTTTATTTGCAGTTGGTGCAAAACGAAGAGATCCCGATACTTATGGACAAGCGTATTTAGAAACAGCCAAAAATTTAGTATCAGCCATACAACAAACCAATACTGTCAGACAAATAATTTATACGGGAACTCATGCAGTTTTGGGTAACCAACAAGGACAATGGATAGATGAAAAATGTCCACACAACCCTCTCAACCAAAATGGCGAAATTCTGTGTCAAACTGAAGAAACAATCTTATCAGCCCAGAATCAGCAATTAAATACTTGTATTTTGCGATTAGCAGGGATTTATGGACAAGGAAGAGAATTAATCAAGATTTTTCGTTCTTGGGCAGGTACAACTCGTCCTGGAAATGGTCAAGATTATACCAACTGGGTTCATTTAGATGATATTGTGCAAGCGATCGCATTAGCTTGTCAACAACAATTACAGGGAATATACAATCTTAGTAGTGATGAACCACTCACCAAACAAGAATTTTATCATCGTTTATTTACCACCCATAATCTAGCATCTCTTAATTGGGACGGAAATGTATCTTCATCCCCTTCTTTTAACGTCAGGTTAGTCAATCAAAAAATTAAAACCGCAGGTTTACAATTAATTCATCCTCAAATTGAGTTTTAA
- a CDS encoding DUF29 domain-containing protein produces MKTISKYDSDYYEWSQEQSRLLRECQFDLLDVENLAEEIESLGKSDRRKVRSLFVRLLEHLLKRRYVRIQECYRGWDVEIRNFSRAIFRILEDSPSLKNYLKEIADKCYKEAMSSVEEEYELYDFSGGLNLEDVINDLIEE; encoded by the coding sequence GTGAAAACTATCAGTAAATATGACAGCGACTATTATGAATGGTCGCAAGAACAATCACGTCTATTAAGAGAATGTCAGTTCGATCTCTTAGACGTGGAAAATCTGGCAGAGGAGATAGAAAGCTTGGGCAAAAGCGATCGCCGTAAGGTAAGAAGTTTGTTTGTCAGATTATTAGAACATCTTCTGAAAAGACGTTATGTCAGGATACAGGAGTGTTATAGGGGATGGGACGTAGAAATTAGAAATTTTTCACGGGCTATCTTCCGCATACTAGAGGATTCTCCTTCACTGAAAAACTATCTCAAAGAAATAGCTGATAAATGTTACAAGGAAGCAATGAGTTCGGTTGAGGAAGAATATGAATTGTATGACTTTTCTGGTGGTTTAAATCTTGAAGATGTAATAAATGATTTAATCGAGGAATAA